In Argiope bruennichi chromosome 4, qqArgBrue1.1, whole genome shotgun sequence, a single window of DNA contains:
- the LOC129965364 gene encoding uncharacterized protein LOC129965364 codes for MKFLHKRSFLLACLINILIIVKGQTNRNSEKHLPIQVIVNPSKASINPAENLIESESKAIELKIESDENNSGKIDLTIAAAKEVKQATETLDRYSPEYNAANDRADKESPENSKSDISSTISKTSRQDPNGLYQSSEFGNIVPFDVMRQIYGHPQPFLFNSDNFSPLQNLRHLEGNLAREVHPRGIGQSLTAVRNTNNEVPLGMVMAHPLYSVGFSTGLDVNPRQQAPHQYGTHPYFETLAMIEPQPITVVQNIPMNRHPLIENSPQRNPEIIPQRLPYRNVAPQSLIVPYQTPHSSENERQQTLHRNPQNNVQSNIPNSVPDTRGLNYAQDRPIYGRHRELQYPSADIRPNYPPPRNIHEVAVSQRPQNDREAIYRSPLPNRQQQIRNEGHDRHLYYTPLSERDPLPQRTLPTYPSREIRRPVDDSHLHRTRIIPQENSRETHQTHSGERQYLPQSRIPTSPPRIQHVPHYTVVPQENLPKYLQNPTYSSAQQSSERNIPRTRHSLPGSADGHPQQPYHSLSDNRYDSAHHNHLPRHSSERDESVPEGYRSLPIGAMSEEIHHASTDSRHQAPPARSSKPAYSSETTNSKELLEPNPSTTRRHKPIGKVHSVPQYQIPRRESQQREDEATSKADDIQQEVVKRRHKYKLNEMEPHKKESKKRRKNLKAEYEDLHAHSSHQYIIKIG; via the exons ATGAAGTTTTTACACAAG cGCTCATTCTTATTGGCTTGCCTAATCAATATTCTAATAATTGTGAAAGGACAAACAAATCGA aatagtgAAAAACATTTACCTATTCAAGTAATTGTCAATCCAAGTAAAGCCTCCATAAATCCCGCAGAAAATCTTATTGAAAGTGAGAGTAAAgcaattgaactaaaaatagagTCCGATGAGAATAATTCAGGAAAAATAGATCTTACTATAGCAGCAGCTAAAGAAGTAAAGCAGGCAACAGAAACTTTGGATCGATATTCCCCTGAATATAACGCAGCAAATGACCGCGCAGACAAGGAATCAccagaaaattcaaaaagtgaTATTTCTTCTACCATATCTAAAACATCCCGACAAGATCCAAATGGTTTGTATCAATCATCTGAATTTGGTAATATTGTTCCTTTCGATGTCATGCGGCAAATCTATGGGCACCCACAGCCATTTCTTTTCAATAGTGATAACTTTTCGCCTTTGCAAAATCTAAGACATTTAGAAGGCAATTTGGCGAGAGAAGTGCATCCTCGAGGTATTGGACAAAGCCTTACCGCAGTTAGGAATACCAACAATGAAGTACCTTTAGGGATGGTCATGGCTCATCCATTATATTCGGTCGGTTTTTCAACAGGACTGGATGTAAACCCACGACAACAAGCTCCTCATCAATATGGTACACATCCATACTTTGAAACCTTAGCAATGATAGAACCTCAACCAATAACTGTTGTTCAAAATATTCCAATGAATCGACACCCTTTAATTGAAAATAGTCCACAAAGGAATCCTGAGATTATCCCTCAGCGCCTTCCTTACAGAAATGTAGCGCCTCAATCTTTAATTGTTCCTTATCAGACTcctcattcttcagaaaatgaaaGACAGCAAACTTTACATAGGAATCCCCAAAATAATGTCCAATCGAACATACCAAATTCCGTACCAGATACCCGAGGTTTAAATTATGCGCAAGATAGGCCAATATATGGCAGACATCGTGAATTGCAGTATCCTTCGGCCGATATACGTCCAAATTACCCTCCACCAAGAAATATACACGAGGTCGCTGTAAGTCAAAGACCACAAAACGATAGAGAAGCAATATATAGGAGTCCTCTTCCAAATCGACAACAACAAATTCGAAATGAAGGTCATGATAGACATCTCTATTACACTCCCCTTAGTGAAAGAGATCCTCTTCCGCAACGAACTCTTCCAACATATCCATCGCGTGAAATTCGAAGACCTGTTGATGACAGCCATTTGCACAGAACAAGAATAATTCCACAAGAAAATTCTAGAGAAACACATCAAACGCATTCTGGTGAAAGACAATATTTACCTCAATCGAGAATTCCAACAAGTCCTCCTAGAATACAGCATGTTCCACATTATACTGTAGTACCTCAAGAAAATTTACCAAAATACTTGCAAAATCCAACATATTCGAGTGCTCAGCAATCATCGGAAAGGAACATTCCTAGAACTCGCCATTCTTTACCAGGCAGCGCAGATGGTCACCCTCAGCAACCATACCATTCTTTATCCGACAATAGGTATGATTCAGCACATCACAACCATCTACCACGTCATTCTTCAGAAAGAGATGAAAGTGTTCCAGAAGGATATCGATCGTTACCAATCGGTGCCATGAGTGAAGAAATTCATCATGCATCCACAGATAGCAGACATCAGGCACCTCCTGCTCGCTCTTCAAAGCCTGCATATTCCTCTGAAACtacaaattcaaaagaattactAGAACCAAATCCATCAACAACACGGAGACACAAGCCGATTGGTAAGGTACATTCTGTGCCTCAGTATCAGATTCCTCGTCGAGAATCGCAGCAAAGAGAAGATGAAGCCACTTCTAAAGCTGATGACATTCAACAAGAGGTGGTAAAGAGGAGACATAAGTACAAGCTTAATGAAATGGAACCACACAAAAAGGAAtctaaaaaaagaaggaaaaatttgaaaGCTGAATATGAGGATTTGCATGCTCATTCATCTCATCAATACATTATCAAAATTGGATGA